A window of the Roseburia sp. 831b genome harbors these coding sequences:
- the typA gene encoding translational GTPase TypA, which yields MKMKREDVRNIAIIAHVDHGKTTLVDQLLKQSGVFRANQEVQERVMDSNDIERERGITILSKNTAVQYKDIKINIIDTPGHADFGGEVERVLKMVNGVVLVVDAYEGAMPQTKFVLMKALALNLPVIVCINKIDRPEARPNEVIDEVLELFMDLDASDEQLDCPFVFASARDGYAMLDLDDERKDMVPLFETIVNYIPAPEGDPDANTQVLISTIDYNEYVGRIGIGKVDNGVLKVNQEAVVVNHHDPDKKERVRISKLYEFDGLNKVDVTEAKIGSIVAISGIADIHIGDTICAPENPVAIPFQKISEPTISMNFIVNDSPLAGLEGKYVTSRHIRDRLFKELNTDVSLRVEETDSPDSLKVSGRGELHLSVLIENMRREGFEFAVSKAEVLYKKDENGKTLEPMEIAYVDVPDEFTGAVISKLQQRKGELRNMGSISGGYTRIEFRIPSRGLIGYRGEFMTDTKGNGIINTIFDGYDAYCGDINYRSTGSLIAFESGESVAYGLFAAQDRGTLFIGPGEKVYAGMIIGQSSRAEDIEINVCKKKHLTNTRSSSADEALTLVPPKILSLEQAIDYIDVDELLEITPESLRIRKRILDPTLRKRANFRK from the coding sequence ATGAAAATGAAACGTGAAGATGTCCGTAATATAGCAATTATTGCACACGTTGACCACGGTAAAACAACTTTGGTCGACCAGCTTTTAAAACAGAGTGGTGTGTTCCGTGCCAATCAGGAAGTACAGGAACGTGTCATGGATTCAAACGATATCGAAAGAGAACGTGGTATCACCATTCTTTCCAAAAATACAGCAGTTCAGTACAAAGATATTAAAATCAACATTATCGATACACCAGGCCATGCAGACTTCGGTGGCGAGGTAGAACGTGTTCTGAAAATGGTAAACGGTGTTGTTCTTGTCGTAGACGCTTACGAAGGTGCGATGCCTCAGACCAAATTCGTTTTGATGAAAGCTCTTGCCTTAAACCTTCCGGTTATTGTATGTATCAACAAAATTGACCGTCCTGAAGCAAGACCAAACGAAGTAATCGACGAAGTCTTAGAGCTTTTCATGGACTTAGATGCTTCCGACGAGCAGCTTGACTGTCCATTCGTCTTTGCATCTGCAAGAGATGGATATGCAATGTTAGACCTTGACGATGAAAGAAAAGACATGGTTCCGTTATTTGAAACCATCGTAAACTACATTCCAGCTCCAGAAGGAGATCCGGATGCCAATACCCAGGTCTTAATCTCCACCATCGATTACAACGAATATGTAGGACGTATCGGTATCGGTAAAGTCGATAACGGTGTGTTAAAAGTAAACCAGGAAGCTGTTGTGGTAAACCATCATGACCCTGACAAAAAAGAACGCGTCCGTATCAGCAAATTATACGAGTTCGACGGTTTAAATAAAGTAGATGTCACAGAAGCAAAAATCGGTTCCATCGTTGCGATTTCCGGTATTGCAGACATCCACATCGGAGATACTATCTGTGCTCCTGAGAATCCGGTTGCAATCCCATTCCAGAAGATTTCAGAGCCTACTATCTCTATGAACTTTATCGTAAACGACAGTCCTCTTGCCGGATTAGAAGGAAAATATGTCACATCCCGTCACATCCGTGACCGTTTGTTTAAAGAATTAAATACCGACGTTTCCTTGCGTGTCGAAGAAACAGACAGCCCTGACAGCTTAAAAGTTTCCGGCCGTGGTGAGCTTCACTTATCCGTATTGATTGAAAACATGCGTCGTGAAGGTTTCGAATTTGCAGTAAGTAAAGCAGAAGTCTTATACAAAAAAGATGAAAACGGCAAGACATTAGAGCCAATGGAAATCGCTTATGTCGATGTTCCAGATGAATTTACCGGGGCTGTTATCTCAAAATTACAGCAGCGTAAAGGCGAACTCCGCAACATGGGATCTATCTCAGGCGGATATACCCGTATCGAGTTTCGAATTCCTTCCCGTGGACTTATCGGTTACCGTGGAGAATTCATGACAGATACCAAGGGTAACGGTATCATCAACACGATCTTCGATGGCTATGATGCTTACTGTGGCGATATCAACTACCGTTCTACCGGTTCCCTCATTGCATTCGAATCCGGCGAATCTGTTGCATACGGATTATTTGCAGCACAGGATCGTGGTACATTATTCATCGGACCTGGTGAAAAAGTATATGCCGGTATGATTATCGGACAGAGTTCAAGAGCCGAAGATATCGAGATTAACGTATGTAAGAAAAAACATCTTACAAACACACGTTCTTCTTCCGCTGACGAAGCTTTAACTCTTGTTCCACCTAAAATCTTAAGCTTAGAGCAGGCAATCGATTACATCGATGTTGACGAGCTTCTTGAGATTACACCAGAGAGTCTTCGTATTCGTAAAAGAATCCTTGACCCAACCTTGCGTAAAAGAGCAAACTTCAGAAAATAA
- a CDS encoding single-stranded DNA-binding protein, which translates to MADKIFENNQVSIVGEIVSDFRFSHEVYGEGFYVVDVSVNRLSNIMDYIPVMISERLIDVEGDYMGQYLAVSGQFRSFNRHEEKKNRLVLSVFAREVEFVDGPEENVKSNQIFLDGFICKEPIYRKTPLGREIADLLIAVNRSYGKSDYIPCICWGRNARFASNFDVGGHVQVWGRIQSREYVKKLSEEETEKRVAYEVSVSKVEFLEE; encoded by the coding sequence ATGGCAGATAAAATTTTTGAAAACAACCAGGTATCAATTGTAGGAGAAATCGTTTCGGATTTCCGGTTTAGCCACGAGGTTTATGGGGAAGGGTTTTATGTGGTGGATGTCTCGGTAAACAGATTAAGCAACATTATGGATTACATACCGGTTATGATATCGGAACGTCTGATTGACGTCGAGGGAGATTACATGGGGCAGTATTTAGCTGTTTCCGGTCAGTTCCGCTCGTTCAACCGGCATGAGGAAAAAAAGAACCGTCTGGTGCTGTCGGTTTTTGCAAGAGAAGTCGAATTTGTGGACGGACCGGAAGAAAATGTAAAGAGCAACCAGATTTTTCTGGATGGATTTATCTGTAAAGAGCCAATCTATCGTAAGACACCGTTAGGACGTGAGATTGCAGACCTGCTGATTGCAGTAAATCGTTCCTATGGAAAATCAGACTACATTCCATGCATCTGCTGGGGCAGAAACGCCAGATTCGCATCTAATTTTGATGTGGGTGGTCATGTGCAGGTATGGGGACGAATCCAAAGCCGTGAGTATGTGAAAAAATTATCAGAGGAAGAGACGGAAAAACGAGTTGCCTATGAGGTTTCTGTCAGCAAGGTAGAGTTTTTAGAGGAGTAG